The genomic DNA AGACTGCCTGTCTGGTCAAGGAGAGTGATGAATTTCTTGATGAATTTACTGGAAAAAAATTCCGATTCCTTCAATTCTTTGACCAGGAGCAGATAAAACACTACTTTTTCATTGTAGGAGTTGCCGCTCTGATGATGTCCGATGTGCTGATTAAGGTCATATTCCTCGCACCAGAAAATTATGGTGCGTTTTTTCAGTTTCAAACCAGTGACCAGGTCGTCAATTCTGATGATTTTAGGTTTTTCCAGGCTCATTGCTGCATTGTATCATACAGCAGATCAAATGTAAACTCGGCCTGAGTCCTATCTTCAGAACTTGCCTGAAGTCAACATGTAAAATGTAGAAAACCTGAAGCGAAATCTGCCCGGATTTCCTGTTTTCCAAGCTGATTAGTGGTTTAAACCACTGATAGAGGGCAGCGGCTTTAGAGGCTCATTGCATATTTTATCATGTTCAGGTAGCATATCCTGAATCAAACTCTATTTGAGGTGTATATGCTGGATGAACTTCTGGAAATTTTGGCCTGCCCAGTGTGCAAGAAGGAAATCATTTACGACGCAGAAAATAATTTTATAATTTGCGAACTGTGCCGCAAAAAATACCCGGTAAAAAATGAGATCCCCATCATGCTGGCTGATGAA from Candidatus Wallbacteria bacterium includes the following:
- a CDS encoding Trm112 family protein, encoding MLDELLEILACPVCKKEIIYDAENNFIICELCRKKYPVKNEIPIMLADEAMDF